From bacterium, one genomic window encodes:
- a CDS encoding transglycosylase domain-containing protein yields MTKLKEKEADWQQYYPASKFTDRDILLKEYENCAANIQSQERIFLNAANFILVISAMLGSIAVSFLHNPTKFFNGALSTQTLLILTFIICSFSWLTVRYFAERQKSIIFDSRKIVILRHMLGLYYGTQHLVLPNWRIEGATNPFAIKLFPGWFSYVTYPFWLICVTSTILLYGILPHIIKNFVSLSSIMSSPSNQITFAAIFLMLWVIVISFSFRFALYDTNERLVLSLAKRLASCFHLGLVKDFEYVIYRAKLAVYETQRMKIDLTVFKKNLIFIEDRGFYKHKGISIKAIARAILGIIGKKRRSGGSTITQQLVRTLFIKEMNKTFRRKIVEIILALWFEKVCSKEEILEIYLSSVRFENRVNGITEALKYFFQWSKGKSISEPEIFFLIERISNVRSLILTNKISDTLYQMFEKRLLTSEDISEIKAIYSKMYQSKKLKVENKEIFEKWLGYKLIE; encoded by the coding sequence ATGACCAAATTAAAAGAGAAAGAAGCTGATTGGCAACAATATTATCCAGCTTCTAAATTTACGGATAGAGATATTTTGCTTAAGGAATATGAAAATTGTGCCGCAAATATTCAATCTCAAGAACGAATATTTTTAAACGCAGCAAATTTTATCCTCGTAATATCTGCTATGCTCGGTTCAATAGCTGTAAGTTTTCTCCACAATCCTACTAAATTTTTTAATGGTGCGTTATCAACACAAACGTTATTAATTCTTACATTTATAATTTGTTCTTTTTCTTGGTTAACGGTAAGATATTTTGCAGAGAGGCAAAAGTCAATAATTTTTGATTCAAGAAAAATTGTCATTTTAAGACACATGCTAGGTTTGTATTATGGCACCCAGCACTTAGTTTTACCTAATTGGAGAATAGAGGGAGCCACTAATCCATTTGCCATAAAGCTTTTTCCTGGCTGGTTTTCGTATGTTACATATCCCTTTTGGCTAATTTGTGTAACTTCGACCATTCTTTTGTATGGAATTTTGCCACATATAATCAAAAATTTCGTTTCATTATCTAGTATTATGTCATCTCCAAGTAATCAAATAACCTTTGCTGCTATTTTTCTTATGTTGTGGGTCATTGTAATTTCTTTCTCTTTTCGTTTCGCATTATACGATACAAATGAAAGATTAGTATTAAGTCTTGCTAAAAGACTTGCTAGTTGTTTTCATTTAGGACTTGTAAAAGATTTTGAATACGTAATCTACAGAGCTAAATTAGCAGTGTATGAAACTCAACGTATGAAAATTGATTTAACAGTATTTAAAAAAAATCTAATATTCATCGAAGATCGTGGTTTTTATAAACATAAAGGAATTAGCATAAAAGCAATCGCAAGAGCTATTTTAGGTATTATAGGAAAAAAACGTCGTTCAGGAGGTTCAACTATTACTCAGCAATTAGTTAGAACATTGTTCATAAAAGAAATGAATAAAACTTTTAGGCGAAAAATAGTTGAAATAATTTTAGCTCTGTGGTTTGAAAAAGTATGTTCAAAAGAAGAAATATTGGAAATTTACTTATCTTCAGTTCGCTTCGAAAACAGAGTAAATGGTATTACAGAGGCACTCAAATATTTCTTTCAATGGTCCAAAGGCAAGTCAATTTCTGAGCCAGAAATATTTTTTCTTATTGAAAGAATTTCCAATGTTAGGTCCTTAATTTTAACAAATAAAATTTCTGATACATTGTATCAGATGTTCGAAAAAAGATTATTAACAAGCGAGGATATTTCAGAGATTAAAGCAATTTATTCTAAAATGTATCAATCTAAAAAATTAAAAGTTGAAAATAAAGAAATTTTTGAAAAATGGTTAGGTTATAAGTTAATAGAGTAA